Proteins found in one Triticum urartu cultivar G1812 chromosome 4, Tu2.1, whole genome shotgun sequence genomic segment:
- the LOC125550832 gene encoding uncharacterized protein LOC125550832 isoform X1: MSDATCLGTILRRKKKAAIKEERKGDACCLSHEGLTHTRNPLCRFFPADLPPPPPPPNPHRRRAPLPERDRGGGSRTRAARLSVAAMGGGRGRDGRRDEGGMAFRGRGGRWERERGEAGRGKRGVSWPEFARRGSRLLCEVLLRRRRDRVSLSTSSSHTHLLLPLVVNACSWLRPSMGRLPLDGHGLLHARTASTATMAKEEGMMWDLRERMKSKMMKSIRSLLCKLEAGILMFVIPILLGHLETHG; the protein is encoded by the exons ATGAGCGATGCCACCTGTCTAGGAACGATATTGAGGAGGAAAAAAAAGGCAGCGATTAAGGAAGAAAGAAAGGGCGATGCCTGTTGCCTTTCCCACGAAGGCTTAACCCACACACGCAATCCTCTCTGTCGTTTCTTCCCTGCCGATttgccgccgcctccgcctccgccaaATCCACATCGCCGACGTGCCCCGTTGCCGGAACGAGACAGGGGGGGTGGGAGCCGAACGAGGGCAGCGCGGCTTTCCGTGGCCGCGATGGGCGGAGGGCGAGGGCGAGATGGGAGGCGGGACGAGGGCGGCATGGCGTTCCGTGGCCGCGGTGGCCggtgggagagggagagaggggaggcCGGACGAGGGAAGCGTGGTGTTTCGTGGCCAGAGTTCGCCAGGAGAGGGTCCAGGCTGCTCTGCGAGGTTCTTCTCCGGCGACGACGCGACAGAGTTTCGCTATCAACAAGCTCCTCTCACACCCATCTTCTTCTCCCCTTG GTCGTCAACGCCTGTAGCTGGCTGCGACCAAGCATGGGCCGGCTACCTCTAGATGGGCACGGGCTGCTCCACGCACGGACGGCAAGCACGGCGACCATGGCCAAG GAGGAGGGCATGATGTGGGATTTGAGGGAGCGTATGAAGAGCAAAATGATGAAATCCATCAG GTCTCTGCTATGTAAGCTGGAAGCTGGCATCTTAATGTTTGTTATCCCCATCCTTCTTGGACACCTG GAAACTCATGGGTGA
- the LOC125550832 gene encoding uncharacterized protein LOC125550832 isoform X2, giving the protein MGGGTRAAWRSVAAVAGGRGREGRPDEGSVVFRGQSSPGEGPGCSARFFSGDDATEFRYQQAPLTPIFFSPWFGSIQFGCCVAITRTSLICFLTQVVNACSWLRPSMGRLPLDGHGLLHARTASTATMAKEEGMMWDLRERMKSKMMKSIRSLLCKLEAGILMFVIPILLGHLETHG; this is encoded by the exons ATGGGAGGCGGGACGAGGGCGGCATGGCGTTCCGTGGCCGCGGTGGCCggtgggagagggagagaggggaggcCGGACGAGGGAAGCGTGGTGTTTCGTGGCCAGAGTTCGCCAGGAGAGGGTCCAGGCTGCTCTGCGAGGTTCTTCTCCGGCGACGACGCGACAGAGTTTCGCTATCAACAAGCTCCTCTCACACCCATCTTCTTCTCCCCTTGGTTCGGTTCGATTCAATTTGGATGCTGCGTTGCTATTACTCGCACAAGTCTGATTTGTTTTCTCACGCAGGTCGTCAACGCCTGTAGCTGGCTGCGACCAAGCATGGGCCGGCTACCTCTAGATGGGCACGGGCTGCTCCACGCACGGACGGCAAGCACGGCGACCATGGCCAAG GAGGAGGGCATGATGTGGGATTTGAGGGAGCGTATGAAGAGCAAAATGATGAAATCCATCAG GTCTCTGCTATGTAAGCTGGAAGCTGGCATCTTAATGTTTGTTATCCCCATCCTTCTTGGACACCTG GAAACTCATGGGTGA
- the LOC125553609 gene encoding aspartic proteinase Asp1-like, with translation MAAMWSPIIALLLLLLPLVPSSSSVITLPLHGNVYPVGHYYVTMKIGKHPKPYFLDIDTGSNLTWLECHHPQLGCQHCTRHLKHPHYSPQLSNLKMECQHKYCDALRKDLAGNNPQCPHQKPHQCHYQIQYLDGTTDGVISIDTISLRGNEKSSFIAFGCGYNQLPQKETSPVDGILGLGMGTVGFVPQLMLNKMITKNIIGHCLGKDGGGYLSFGEQFDLEGITWAPMRKYELFYSPGQATLHLNGQQIYKHGVNAVFDSGTCYTYIPARIYNPFVHTVQDMIGSSHREVHDDDLPQCWKFKSIDEVKRLFKPLSLQFHNKIAMHIPAMNYLIHTRSNNWCLAILNGTQIPDGDRRILIGDATMRDMLVIYDNQHGMLGWVNNQQCTRPHPASRL, from the exons ATGGCTGCCATGTGGTCTCCAATCATCGCTCTCCTCCTGCTCCTGCTCCCACTCGTGCCATCCTCCTCCTCCGTCATCACCCTCCCGCTCCATGGCAACGTCTACCCTGTCGG CCACTACTATGTAACGATGAAGATTGGTAAACATCCGAAGCCCTACTTCCTGGACATCGACACCGGCAGCAACCTCACCTGGCTGGAGTGTCACCACCCGCAACTCGGCTGCCAGCACTGCACCCGG CATCTAAAACACCCACATTACTCGCCACAACTTAGCAACTTGAAGATGGAATGTCAACACAAGTACTGTGATGCACTACGGAAAGACCTGGCAGGTAATAACCCTCAATGCCCACATCAGAAGCCACATCAATGCCACTACCAAATTCAATACCTTGATGGGACGACAGACGGTGTCATCTCCATTGACACGATCTCTCTCAGGGGAAATGAAAAATCCAGTTTCATTGCCTTCGG ATGTGGATACAACCAGCTACCACAGAAAGAAACATCGCCCGTAGATGGCATCCTTGGTCTTGGGATGGGAACGGTAGGTTTTGTCCCACAACTCATGCTGAACAAGATGATCACCAAGAACATCATTGGGCATTGCCTTGGCAAGGATGGAGGGGGCTACCTCTCCTTTGGGGAGCAGTTTGACCTGGAAGGCATAACCTGGGCACCCATGAGAAAATACGA ACTTTTCTACTCACCTGGTCAAGCAACACTACACCTGAATGGACAGCAGATATACAAGCATGGAGTGAATGCTGTCTTTGACAGTGGTACCTG CTACACCTACATACCTGCCCGGATATACAATCCCTTTGTTCATACG GTGCAAGATATGATCGGCAGTTCACATAGGGAGGTGCATGATGATGACCTGCCACAGTGCTGGAAATTCAAATCTATTGACGAGGTTAAGAGGTTGTTCAAGCCACTTTCATTGCAGTTTCACAACAAAATTGCCATGCATATCCCTGCTATGAACTACCTCATCCACACG AGAAGCAATAATTGGTGCTTGGCCATCCTCAACGGAACGCAGATCCCTGATGGAGACCGACGGATCTTAATTGGAG ACGCTACAATGCGGGATATGCTTGTGATATACGACAATCAGCATGGTATGCTGGGATGGGTTAACAACCAACAGTGCACCAGGCCTCATCCTGCTTCGCGTCTCTGA
- the LOC125550831 gene encoding aspartic proteinase Asp1-like, producing MAAARWSPAAFLALLLLLLPFAPSPARAATPGKSPSSSSTAVFQLQGAVYPIGHYHVTMNIGDPAKPYFLDVDTGSDLSWLQCDAPCQSCNKVPHPWYKPTKNKIVPCAASLCTSLSPNKKCAVPQQCDYQIKYTDKATSLGVLIADNFTLSLRNSSTVRANLTFGCGYDQQVGKNGAVQAATDGLLALGKGSVSLLSQLKQQGITKNVLGHCFSTNGGGFLFFGDDIVPTSRVTWVPMARTTYGNYYSPGSGTLYFDRRSLGVKPMEVVFDSGSTYTYFAAQPYQATVSALKAGLSKSLKEVSDVSLPLCWKGQKVFKSVSEVKNDFKSLFLSFGKNSVMEIPPENYLIVTKYGNVCLGILDGTAAKQTFNIIGDITMQDQMIIYDNEKGQLGWIRGSCSRSSKSIMSNFP from the exons ATGGCGGCCGCCAGGTGGTCCCCGGCCGCCTTcctcgcactcctcctcctcctgctcccgTTCGCGCCCAGCCCAGCACGCGCCGCGACGCCGGGGAAGTCCCCGTCGTCCTCGTCCACCGCCGTGTTCCAGCTCCAGGGTGCCGTCTATCCCATCGG GCATTATCATGTCACCATGAATATTGGGGACCCGGCCAAGCCTTACTTCCTGGACGTCGACACCGGCAGCGACCTCAGCTGGCTGCAATGCGACGCCCCCTGCCAAAGCTGCAACAAG GTGCCACACCCATGGTACAAGCCAACAAAGAACAAGATTGTTCCCTGTGCAGCTTCGCTCTGCACTAGTTTGAGCCCTAACAAGAAATGCGCCGTACCACAGCAATGTGATTACCAGATCAAGTACACGGACAAGGCAACTTCACTCGGCGTGCTCATCGCTGACAACTTCACACTGTCCCTGAGGAATTCATCCACTGTCCGTGCCAACCTCACCTTTGG CTGTGGATATGATCAGCAAGTGGGAAAGAATGGCGCAGTGCAGGCGGCGACGGACGGCTTGCTTGCGCTTGGGAAAGGATCAGTTAGCCTGCTCTCGCAGCTCAAGCAGCAAGGGATTACCAAGAATGTTCTTGGCCATTGCTTCAGCACGAATGGAGGAGGCTTCCTCTTCTTCGGGGATGATATCGTACCCACCTCGCGTGTAACTTGGGTTCCCATGGCTCGTACCACATATGG GAATTACTACTCACCTGGCTCAGGAACACTGTACTTCGACCGACGCTCGCTAGGGGTGAAGCCAATGGAGGTGGTATTTGACAGCGGTAGTACCTACACCTACTTTGCGGCCCAACCATACCAAGCAACTGTTTCTGCG CTCAAAGCTGGTCTCAGCAAGTCACTTAAAGAAGTCTCAGATGTCAGTCTGCCTCTTTGCTGGAAAGGGCAGAAGGTATTCAAATCTGTGTCAGAAGTCAAGAACGATTTCAAGTCACTGTTCTTGAGCTTTGGCAAGAATTCTGTCATGGAGATCCCTCCGGAAAACTACCTCATTGTCACT AAATATGGGAATGTGTGCTTAGGTATCCTTGATGGTACGGCTGCTAAACAGACATTCAACATAATTGGAG ACATCACAATGCAGGATCAGATGATAATTTATGACAATGAGAAAGGGCAGCTTGGATGGATCCGTGGGTCATGCAGTAGAAGCTCTAAGTCTATTATGTCTAACTTTCCATGA